The following DNA comes from Hahella chejuensis KCTC 2396.
GGACTGCTCGCCGGCGGCCAGGGCTTTGGTGTGAGCGTACTTGGCGCGCAGAGAGCTAACGTCACCGATTTTGGGGTGGCCGGAGAAGGCTTCCAGATAATCCTGCTCAGTTAATCCCGCCCAGATGCGGTCGGCGGTTTCGTATACAGCCGCGTGATTGGCGAATGGACGCGCCGCCGTCATGCCACGGGCCCAGGCTTCACTGCTGCAACAGGTCAGGAAGGTCGCCTGCGCCGTTTGTTCCGGCATAGCGTTGAGTTGTTCCAGGGTGACTTGGCTCATTTGGGATACCCCAGCACGCGCAGACGGCTGACGCCGCCGTCAGGATAAATATTCAAGCGCAGATGGGTGAACGCGGTGGCTTTGTCCTGGATTTCATCCATGAACAGATGCTCGCGATGCGCATGCAGCTTGGTTTCAGCAATGACGGTTCGCCACTCCAGGGCTTTCAGGCTGTCTGCGTCCGTGCAGTTCGGGTCCGCCGCCACCGCGCCTTCCAGAGAAAAGCGGTCAGGGTAGTTACCTTTGAAGTGGCAGGTGTCGACGATGATTTTCTGCAAGGCTCCCGGAGCGGCCAGACGCATGATCAGCCAGTCGTAGCCTGGGCCGCGACGTCGTTTGGTTTCCCAGCCGTCGCCCATATTGACGCCGCGTCCGGGCATCAGCAGGTTCTGCATGTCGCTGAAGAACATGTCGCTGCATAGCAGGGCGCGTCCACCGTTGGCGATAGCGGCCAGATCCACCAGCTCGCCGGGCAGGGTGCGCGACCAGTCCACCTGGGGAGAACCGTATACCCGCAGCCGCGCCACGCCACCGTCGGGATAAATGTTCAAGCGTACGTGAGTCCAGTTATCGGCGCTGTCCACTTTGATCAGGTTCTGGCTGTGAGCGTTGACGCTGGTTTTTGGCAGGATCTCTGTCCACTGTGTGCCGGCGTCCGGCTCGCCCAGACAGTAGCAGGCGTCCAGAGACACCGACGCTGGGGCGTTGCCGCGGAAGTGATTGGTGTCGGCGTCGATAAAATCGATGCGACCGGGCGCGCCGAGACGCACTGTGCACCAGTCGTAACCGCCATCGCGGCGACGCCGTGATTCCCAGCCATCCATCCATTTGCCGTTATCCGTGTATTTATCGGCGATGAAAATGCCGCGTCCGGACTTGATCAGGTTGTCCTTGGAGGCGAAGAAGTCGTCGCTGCAGGACAACACCTGGGTTCCCAGGCGTTCGGCCGCCAGGTTAAGGGCGCCAGGATAGGGCAGTTCAAAATCGATGGCGTGACTCATACAGAGAATTCCAAAATAAGTGTGGAGGTTAATCGTTGTTGTGTGTCGTTCATTGCGTCCGCGCTTAGCCTGCTTTGCTTTCTCTCAGCAGCGGCTGGCCTTTGGCGGCGCCGATAAACTGGTCGTCCTTGTAAATGCATTGTCCGCGTAGCCAGGTCTGGCGAATGGCGCCGGTGGCCTGCATGCCTTCATAAGGCGTAATTTTGTGGCGATGCTTGATCATGTCCTTACTGATGGTGACCGCCTGATGGTCGTCAAATACCAGCACGTCGGCGTCATAACCCGGCGCCAGGCGGCCCTTGCGATGGGATAAGCCGGCGAAGCGCGCGGTTTCCCAGCTCATCAGGCGGGAAATAAAGGGCAGCGACAGGCCCCGCTGGTGGGCTTCATGCCATACCAGGGGCAGGCTGAACTGCAAGGCGGAGATGCCGCCCCAGGCTTTTTCAATGTCGCCGCTGTCGATTTCTTTCAGTTGCGGCGTACAGGGAGAATGATCAGACACCACGAAGTCGATCAGACGTTGCTCCAAGGCTTGCCACAGGCGCTCACGGTTGTCGTTTTCACGAATGGGCGGGCAGCACTTGAACAGTGTTTTGCCATCCGGGATGGCTTCGGCGAACAGGGTCAGGTAGTGCGGGCAGGTCTCCACAGTGAAAGTCAGTCCGGACTCCTTGGCGGCCCCGATGGCGGCCAAAGCCTCCGCGGACGACAGGTGTACGATATGTACTTTGCAGTCCACGCCTTGCGCCTTAAAATCGCGGGCGGCGCCGATCATCAGATCAATGGCGTCGTTTTCCCAGGCTTTGGGGCGCGAAGCGAGGAAACTCTGATAACTATTGCCGATAGCGGGCGGAGGGCTGTGCTCTTTGTCCAGCTCTGCGTGAATCAGATAGGGAACGCCATAGCGCGCCAATATCGGCATGGCCCGCTTGACGTCGCTCTCCGTCACTGGCGGAAACTCATCGATTCCAGAGTCGATCAGAAACGACTTGACGCCCAGCACGCCTGCGTCCAGCAGTGCAGGCAGCTCATCGATATTTTCCGGTACGACGCCGCCCCAAAAGCCGCAGTCGACCCAGAGTTTGTCGGACACTGCATCCAGCTTGGTGCGAAAGGCGTTGGCGGTGGTGGTGACCGGGATGCAGTTCAGCGGCATGTCCACCAGGGTGGTGATGCCGCCTGCGGCGGCGGCCTGGGTGGCGGTATTGAAGCCTTCCCATTCGGTGCGGCCTGGCTCGTTAATGTGTACGTGAGTGTCCACCAGACCGGGCATCACCACGTCATTGCCGACATCCACCAGCTTGTAGTCGGCGTCTATCGACATATCATAAGGCTGCACTTCCACGATTTTGCCGCCGGCCATCAGCACCGTTGCAGGCTGCATGCCCTGATCGGTGATCACTCGGCGGCTGCGAATGGCGACGCCACTCATAAAGTCTCTCCTGAGGATGTTTGCGTTGACGTTGAAGCGTCCGTGTCGCTGGCGTCGCGCGGCTCTGCCTGATCGGCGGCCCAGCTTTTAATGTCTTTCCAGGCCACGCCCTGTTGCGTGGGGCTTTCGGAAGTGTGGTACAGGCCGATTAACTCGGCGGCGATAGACACCGCCACTTCCATTGGCTGCTTGCCGGGAACGGCGGACAAGCCTACCGGGCAGCTCACGCGCTCGACCTGACTGGACGCCACGCCGCGATAGTCAAAGCGCTGGCGGAAGCGCGCCCACTTAGTGGCGGAGCCGATCAGCCCCAAATACGCGAAGCGGTCCTGGCGCAGGATCTTTTCCGCCAGCTCGTAATCCAGCTGATGGTTGTGCGTCAGAATCAGGTAA
Coding sequences within:
- the uraD gene encoding 2-oxo-4-hydroxy-4-carboxy-5-ureidoimidazoline decarboxylase; the encoded protein is MSQVTLEQLNAMPEQTAQATFLTCCSSEAWARGMTAARPFANHAAVYETADRIWAGLTEQDYLEAFSGHPKIGDVSSLRAKYAHTKALAAGEQSGVNSADEETLQRLAAGNQAYEEKFGFIFIVCATGKTAAEMLSLLEARLPNARSEEVNNAAEEQRKITRIRLEKLL
- the alc gene encoding allantoicase: MSHAIDFELPYPGALNLAAERLGTQVLSCSDDFFASKDNLIKSGRGIFIADKYTDNGKWMDGWESRRRRDGGYDWCTVRLGAPGRIDFIDADTNHFRGNAPASVSLDACYCLGEPDAGTQWTEILPKTSVNAHSQNLIKVDSADNWTHVRLNIYPDGGVARLRVYGSPQVDWSRTLPGELVDLAAIANGGRALLCSDMFFSDMQNLLMPGRGVNMGDGWETKRRRGPGYDWLIMRLAAPGALQKIIVDTCHFKGNYPDRFSLEGAVAADPNCTDADSLKALEWRTVIAETKLHAHREHLFMDEIQDKATAFTHLRLNIYPDGGVSRLRVLGYPK
- the allB gene encoding allantoinase AllB, producing the protein MSGVAIRSRRVITDQGMQPATVLMAGGKIVEVQPYDMSIDADYKLVDVGNDVVMPGLVDTHVHINEPGRTEWEGFNTATQAAAAGGITTLVDMPLNCIPVTTTANAFRTKLDAVSDKLWVDCGFWGGVVPENIDELPALLDAGVLGVKSFLIDSGIDEFPPVTESDVKRAMPILARYGVPYLIHAELDKEHSPPPAIGNSYQSFLASRPKAWENDAIDLMIGAARDFKAQGVDCKVHIVHLSSAEALAAIGAAKESGLTFTVETCPHYLTLFAEAIPDGKTLFKCCPPIRENDNRERLWQALEQRLIDFVVSDHSPCTPQLKEIDSGDIEKAWGGISALQFSLPLVWHEAHQRGLSLPFISRLMSWETARFAGLSHRKGRLAPGYDADVLVFDDHQAVTISKDMIKHRHKITPYEGMQATGAIRQTWLRGQCIYKDDQFIGAAKGQPLLRESKAG